From the genome of Novosphingobium sp. P6W:
TCGCCTCCTGCATTTTTTCCGCAATCTTGCGACGCAGACCAATCACTTTGGTGTCGTTGATGCCCTGCCGCGCTACTCGCCCGGTCGCGAACTCCAGGCTGTCGACGCCGCCATTGGCAAGATAGGTATCAAGATCATGGGCCGTGACGCGTCCTGCGGGACCGGTGCCAGGAACAAACTGGAGCGGCACGCCCAGGTCATAGGCCCGGCGACGCGTGGCGGGCGCGGCGTGCGGCAGGGTGCCGGCAGCGCGGGTCTTGAAAGCGGGGACCGATCGCGTCGTGGCCGAATGCGCTCGCGCAGCCGCTGGTGATGAAACGGCCGTTGCCACGGGGGGCGAGTGATCGACCACTGGCGAGCTTGCAGGCAGTTTCAACACGGGCGGCTCCCGCGCAGGTGGGGGCTGCACCGTAGCAATCTCTTTAGCGGCGGCATTGCCATCGCCTTCGACTTCCAGTTCGATCAGAACCGATCCGACCGCTACCATCGTGCCGATCTGACCACGCAGCGCGGTAACGACGCCTTCGACCGGCGAAGTCATGTCGACAGTCGCCTTGTCGGTCATGACATCAACGAGGCTCTGATCCTCCTGCACGGTATCTCCTGGCTTGACGTGCCAGGCGACAATCTCGGCTTCGGCGACGCCCTCGCCGACGTCAGGCATGCGGAAAACGTAACGTCCCATCAGTTGTTCTCCATCACGCGTTTGAGTGCCTTGGCGAGGCGGGTCGGGCCTGGAAAATAGTCCCACTCAAAAGCGTGGGGGTACGGGGTGTCCCACCCCGCCACTCGCTCGATGGGGCTACGCAGGGCCCAAAAGCAGCGCTCCTGAACAAGCGCCGACAGCTCGCCGCCAAAGCCACCGAAACGCGAAGCCTCGTGGAGGATCACACAGCGACCGGTCTTGGTGACGGAAGCGGTGATGGTGTCAATGTCGAGCGGCACGATTGAGCGAAGGTCGATCAGCTCGGCATCGACGCCGCTGTCTTCAATCCCAGCCTTGGCGACATGGACCATGGTGCCATAGGCAAGTACGGTTGCCAGCGTGCCCTCGCGTACCACGGCGGCGGTGCCCAGCGGTACGGTATATCGGCCGTCTGGCACGTCCGCTTCCGGGACCCCGGCCCAGGTCTTCAGCGCTTGATCGTGCCGACCGTCGAAAGGGCCGTTATAAAGGCGCTTGGGCTCAAGGAAAATGACCGGATCATCGTCCTCGATCGCTGCGATCAACAGTCCCTTGGCGTCATAAGGGGTCGAGGGGATCACGGTCTTGAGGCCCGTGATGTGCGCGAAAATGGCTTCCGGGCTTTGGCTGTGCGTCTGGCCGCCGAAGATGCCGCCACCATAGGGGCTGCGTACCGTGATCGGCGACCAGAACTCGCCATTCGAGCGATAGCGCAGGCGTGCCGCTTCGGAGACGAGCTGGTCGAATGCGGGAAGTATATAGTCGGCGAATTGGATTTCGGGGATAGGACGAAGCCCGTTTGCGCCCATGCCGATCGCACTGGCGATGATGCCGCTTTCGCTGATCGGAGCATCGAAGCAGCGCCTAAGTCCGTGCTTCTTTTGCAACCCGTCGGTGACGCGGAAGACGCCGCCAAAATAGCCAACGTCCTCTCCGAAAATGAGCGTGTTGGGATCTTCGGACAGCTTCACGTCTAGCGCGGAGTTTAACGCCTGGATCATGTTCATGGTTGGCATGCTAGATCCCCAGCTCCCGGCGCTGCTCAATCACCCGCCAGTCGGGCTCCTTGAACACACCCTCAAACATCTCAGCGGTACTCGGCTTGGACTTGCCCAGCGTACCGATCGCTTCGCCGGCCTTGACAGCGGCGCGCACTGCACCATCAAGTTCCTCGATCAGCGAAGCATGCAGCGCGTCTGTCCATTCGCCCAAGCATATCAGATGCGCCTTCAACCGTTCGACAGGGTCGCCCAGCGGCCAGTGGTCCTGCTCATCGGCAGGGCGGTACTTAGTCGGATCGTCAGAGGTCGAATGGCCCGAAGCGCGATAGGTGAACAGCTCTATAAGCGTCGCGCCCAGATTGCTTCGCGCCCGCTCCGCCGCCCATTGGGTCGCCGCCCATACAGCCAGGAAATCGTTGCCATCCACTCGCAACCCGGGAATGCCGTAAGCAAGCGCCTTGGCCGCAAAAGTGGTCTCGTTAGCACCCGCGATCCCAGAGAACGTAGAGATTGCCCACTGGTTGTTGGTAACACACAGCACCGCGGGCGCGCGGTAGACGCTTGCGAACGTCAGCGCCTCATGGAAGTCACCCTCTGCGGTTGTGCCCTCTCCGATGTAGGCGAGCGCGATCTTGTCGTCCTCCTTGTACGCTGACGCCATTGCCCAGCCAACGGCATGGCCGAAGCGGCTTCCGACATTACCCGAAAGCGAATAGAAGCCGTAATCGCGGGCGGAATAGAGTATCGGCAGCTGGCGCCCTTTGAGCGGATCGGCGGCATTGGAGAATATCTGGTTCACTAGATCGATGAGCGGATAATCGCGTGCCATCAGCCATCCCAGCACGCGATACGTCGGGAAACACATGTCGCCGTCTTCAAGCACCATCGACTGCGCGACGCTGATCGCCTCCTCGCCGGTGGACTTCATGTAGAAGCTGGTCTTGCCTTGCCGATGTGCGCGGAACAATCGCTCGTCGAAAGCGCGGGTCATAAGCATGGCGCGCAAGCCGCGACGCAGCGTTTCGGGAGCAAGCCGCGGATTCCACGCGCCAACGGCGTTTCCGCTATCGTCCAGCACACGCACTAGACCGAACGGCAGGTCGCGCATCTGGGCTTCGGCACCATCTATCGGCGGGCGGCGAGTCTCGCCGGCGGACGGAATGTGCATACCGCTAAAGTTGACCTGATCGCCGGGCCGGGCTTCAGGCTCAGGTATATGCAGGGTCAGGCGTTGCCGATTGGTCATAGGCCGGTGCGCTCCAGTGCAGGATAGGCAATTAAGTTCACACGGCAGAGTTGGAATTTCAGCTTCTATTATTTAGTGACATTCACGATAAAATAGAAGATTGCTCCTCCTATGACGCAAAAACTGGAAAAACTTTCTGTCGATGCTACCGACCGGAGAATTCTTGCTGCGCTGCAGAACTACCCGGACTCATCTATCGCCGAATTAGGAGAGATCGTTGGTCTGTCGCAGACCCCATGCTGGCGGCGCCTGCGCCGCCTGCAGGACGCCGGCGCGATCCGCGAACGGGTGTGGATCCTCGATCCTGCCCGCCTCGGCATTTCGGTGAACGTGTTTGTCGAGATCAAGCTACAGCAGCACGACGAGACCACGCTACTCTCCTTCGAAGGTGCCATCCACGCGATCGACGAGGTCGTCGAATGCTTCTCGATGTCCGGCGACTGCGACTATCTGCTGCGCATGATCGTCTCGGACATCGCAAGGTATGAGAGAATTCTCAAGAAATCGCTGCTGCACCTGCCGGGACTAGCCTCGGTCAACTCGAGCTTTGCGTTGCAGGCGGTAAAGGTCACCACACGCATTCCGCTTGACGATATCGCAGGATGAGGCGCGGGGATGCCGTCGTCGTTCGGTCACCGTCGAGCTGCTCGACCGCTGACCCGGCGCGCGGAGCTATTGACCCTGCGCAGCGACCGGTGCACAGCCACAAATCTTGCGGGCACGGTTTGGTCTCGCGGCAGAAACACGTTGGAGCTCGCCGAGCAGGTCAGGTTTGATGGAGCAGCAGCAGAGTGGTTTGCCTCTGCCATTCCGAAATGCGTAAATCCGTGCGTGCCGATAGCGACTTGTTGGATGGCGACGGTGTTAGTAAGCCCTCTCGGAACCCGGCATTGTGCAAATTGGTCTAAGTGTCAGGGCCTAGACTCATTACACGTTGCACAAGATACGTGCGCAAATGAGCTTGATAGCCGCAAGATAGTTGGCAGCGTCCTTGTCATATCGCGTGGCGACACCCCGGAGCTGCTTCATTCGATTGAAGAAGCGCTCGACTAGATTACGCTGGCGGTAGAGCCATGACGAGAAGCCAAAGCGCTGCTTACGGTTAGAGTATCCGTAGTGGTCAAGCGGGAGATTTGATCCAGAGGCGGTCTGCTTTGAGCAGAGCATTTGCGGTGACGATGAG
Proteins encoded in this window:
- a CDS encoding dihydrolipoamide acetyltransferase family protein, encoding MGRYVFRMPDVGEGVAEAEIVAWHVKPGDTVQEDQSLVDVMTDKATVDMTSPVEGVVTALRGQIGTMVAVGSVLIELEVEGDGNAAAKEIATVQPPPAREPPVLKLPASSPVVDHSPPVATAVSSPAAARAHSATTRSVPAFKTRAAGTLPHAAPATRRRAYDLGVPLQFVPGTGPAGRVTAHDLDTYLANGGVDSLEFATGRVARQGINDTKVIGLRRKIAEKMQEAKRRIPHINYVEECDLTELEALRADLNAHRSHDQPKLTLLPFLMRALARALPHSPQINARYDDNAGVLHAFDGIHIGIATQTPGGLMVPVVRHAEALDLWDCARELSRVSAAARDGKATREELSGSTITLTSLGAIGGIVTTPVINRPEVAILAPNKLIERPVIQGSFVTVRKMMNLSSSFDHRIVDGWDAAQFVQRVKRLLEHPALIFMD
- a CDS encoding alpha-ketoacid dehydrogenase subunit beta, whose translation is MPTMNMIQALNSALDVKLSEDPNTLIFGEDVGYFGGVFRVTDGLQKKHGLRRCFDAPISESGIIASAIGMGANGLRPIPEIQFADYILPAFDQLVSEAARLRYRSNGEFWSPITVRSPYGGGIFGGQTHSQSPEAIFAHITGLKTVIPSTPYDAKGLLIAAIEDDDPVIFLEPKRLYNGPFDGRHDQALKTWAGVPEADVPDGRYTVPLGTAAVVREGTLATVLAYGTMVHVAKAGIEDSGVDAELIDLRSIVPLDIDTITASVTKTGRCVILHEASRFGGFGGELSALVQERCFWALRSPIERVAGWDTPYPHAFEWDYFPGPTRLAKALKRVMENN
- a CDS encoding thiamine pyrophosphate-dependent enzyme, whose translation is MTNRQRLTLHIPEPEARPGDQVNFSGMHIPSAGETRRPPIDGAEAQMRDLPFGLVRVLDDSGNAVGAWNPRLAPETLRRGLRAMLMTRAFDERLFRAHRQGKTSFYMKSTGEEAISVAQSMVLEDGDMCFPTYRVLGWLMARDYPLIDLVNQIFSNAADPLKGRQLPILYSARDYGFYSLSGNVGSRFGHAVGWAMASAYKEDDKIALAYIGEGTTAEGDFHEALTFASVYRAPAVLCVTNNQWAISTFSGIAGANETTFAAKALAYGIPGLRVDGNDFLAVWAATQWAAERARSNLGATLIELFTYRASGHSTSDDPTKYRPADEQDHWPLGDPVERLKAHLICLGEWTDALHASLIEELDGAVRAAVKAGEAIGTLGKSKPSTAEMFEGVFKEPDWRVIEQRRELGI
- a CDS encoding Lrp/AsnC family transcriptional regulator; amino-acid sequence: MTQKLEKLSVDATDRRILAALQNYPDSSIAELGEIVGLSQTPCWRRLRRLQDAGAIRERVWILDPARLGISVNVFVEIKLQQHDETTLLSFEGAIHAIDEVVECFSMSGDCDYLLRMIVSDIARYERILKKSLLHLPGLASVNSSFALQAVKVTTRIPLDDIAG